In one window of Sphingomonas glaciei DNA:
- the thiD gene encoding bifunctional hydroxymethylpyrimidine kinase/phosphomethylpyrimidine kinase, whose amino-acid sequence MTGKAIPRILIIAGSDSGGGAGIQADIKTVTMLGGHAMTAITAITAQNSLGVDAVHNVPAEIVLAQIDSVVSDFGVDAIKIGMIGSAFTARMVAERLAAMEPRVPLVFDPVMVATSGAALADEATIAAFGALMDLATVTTPNLPELTRLTGKDDPVDGALGLVSKHRCAVLVKGGHDEGEAVADALIEEDNLTSWQGTRIETEHSHGTGCTLASAIAFGLGEGRRLADAVAQARNFVRIALLEAPGLGQGHGPMGQGKVRLDVGGSPRLNQVTVTGKDYAKQVDFYTKIGLHQIVDSPENGYARFEAWGGTTFSVQIDPEEETAPTTAVYFECDDLDSRVEALARSGLVFEHGPRDQPWLWREARLRDPAGNIVFLYRAGESRRFPPWRMAEG is encoded by the coding sequence ATGACAGGCAAGGCGATCCCACGAATCCTGATCATCGCCGGTTCGGACAGCGGCGGCGGTGCGGGGATCCAGGCCGACATCAAGACCGTAACTATGCTGGGCGGGCATGCGATGACCGCGATCACCGCGATCACTGCACAGAACAGCCTTGGAGTCGATGCGGTCCACAACGTGCCGGCCGAGATCGTCCTCGCGCAGATCGATTCGGTTGTTAGCGACTTCGGCGTGGACGCGATCAAGATCGGGATGATCGGATCGGCCTTTACTGCTCGAATGGTGGCCGAGCGGCTGGCAGCGATGGAGCCGCGGGTGCCGCTGGTGTTCGATCCCGTCATGGTCGCGACTAGTGGCGCCGCGCTGGCCGACGAGGCCACCATTGCAGCCTTCGGTGCGCTGATGGACCTGGCAACGGTGACCACGCCCAACCTGCCTGAACTAACCCGCTTGACGGGCAAGGACGATCCGGTCGACGGCGCGCTAGGACTCGTTTCCAAGCATCGCTGTGCGGTGCTGGTGAAGGGCGGGCATGATGAAGGTGAGGCGGTGGCCGATGCGCTGATCGAGGAGGATAACCTTACCAGCTGGCAGGGCACCCGGATCGAGACCGAGCATAGCCATGGCACTGGCTGCACGCTGGCCAGCGCCATCGCCTTCGGGCTGGGCGAGGGCCGGCGGCTGGCCGATGCGGTGGCGCAGGCGCGCAACTTCGTCCGTATCGCGCTGCTCGAGGCGCCGGGGCTGGGGCAGGGACACGGCCCGATGGGGCAGGGCAAGGTTCGGCTCGACGTCGGCGGCAGCCCGCGGCTCAACCAGGTGACGGTCACCGGCAAGGATTACGCCAAGCAGGTCGACTTCTACACCAAGATCGGCCTGCACCAGATCGTCGATAGTCCCGAGAATGGCTACGCCCGGTTCGAGGCGTGGGGCGGCACCACCTTCTCGGTCCAGATCGATCCCGAAGAGGAGACCGCCCCCACCACCGCGGTCTATTTCGAGTGCGACGACCTCGACAGCCGGGTCGAGGCGTTGGCCCGCTCGGGCCTCGTGTTCGAGCATGGCCCGCGCGACCAGCCGTGGCTGTGGCGCGAAGCCCGGCTACGCGATCCGGCCGGCAACATCGTCTTCCTCTACCGGGCGGGCGAATCCCGTCGCTTTCCCCCGTGGCGGATGGCCGAGGGGTAA
- a CDS encoding DUF1272 domain-containing protein, whose product MLAMKETCERCGEALPAHLPGAFICSFECTFCAPCAEELDERCPNCRGELLDRPTRSKAAAAKAKS is encoded by the coding sequence ATGCTGGCGATGAAGGAGACTTGCGAGCGCTGCGGCGAGGCGCTTCCCGCGCATCTGCCCGGCGCCTTCATCTGCAGCTTCGAATGCACCTTCTGTGCGCCCTGCGCCGAGGAACTGGATGAACGGTGCCCCAATTGCCGGGGTGAACTGCTGGACCGCCCGACGCGTTCAAAGGCTGCCGCTGCCAAGGCAAAATCTTAA
- the glmM gene encoding phosphoglucosamine mutase, whose amino-acid sequence MARKFFGTDGIRGLTNEAPMTADIALKVGQAAGAHFLRGDHRHRVVIGKDTRLSGYMMESALVAGFTSVGMDVVLLGPMPTPAVAMLTRSMRADLGVMISASHNPFHDNGIKLFGPDGFKLSDEDELAIEALLEQDADLVEANRIGRAKRIEDARGRYVHFAKSTFPDTLRLDGLKIVIDCAHGAAYHVAPDALWELGAEVIPLGVQPNGTNINDACGSTHPQLLQETVVASGADIGLALDGDADRLIVVDDRGKVIDGDQLMALIALDQQRQGLLRGDGVVATVMSNLGLERHLAAEGLTLHRTKVGDRYVLEAMRERGCNVGGEQSGHIILTDHATTGDGLVAGLQILAAMVGQDRRASDLLAQFEPVPQLLRNVRFKAGAPLEAEAVQQVIADAERQLDGRGRLVIRKSGTEPLIRVMAEGDDAAEVETVVARICAAVEEAAA is encoded by the coding sequence ATGGCACGCAAGTTCTTCGGTACCGACGGAATCAGGGGTCTCACCAATGAGGCGCCGATGACGGCTGACATCGCCCTCAAGGTGGGACAGGCGGCAGGCGCGCATTTTCTTCGCGGCGACCATCGCCACCGGGTGGTGATTGGCAAGGACACGAGGCTGTCCGGCTACATGATGGAAAGCGCGTTGGTGGCGGGCTTCACCAGCGTGGGCATGGACGTGGTCCTGCTGGGGCCGATGCCGACCCCGGCGGTGGCGATGCTGACCCGCTCGATGCGGGCCGACCTCGGCGTGATGATCTCGGCCAGCCACAATCCGTTTCACGACAATGGCATCAAGCTGTTCGGCCCCGACGGCTTCAAGCTCAGCGACGAGGACGAACTGGCGATCGAGGCGCTGCTTGAGCAGGACGCGGACCTGGTCGAGGCCAATCGCATCGGCCGGGCGAAGCGAATCGAGGACGCGCGCGGGCGGTACGTCCATTTCGCCAAGTCGACGTTCCCGGATACGCTTCGGCTCGACGGGCTGAAGATCGTCATCGATTGCGCCCATGGCGCGGCCTATCACGTCGCGCCCGACGCCTTGTGGGAGCTGGGTGCCGAGGTGATCCCGCTCGGGGTTCAGCCCAACGGCACCAACATCAACGACGCCTGTGGTTCGACCCATCCCCAGCTGCTGCAGGAGACGGTGGTCGCCAGCGGGGCGGACATCGGGCTGGCGCTCGACGGCGACGCCGACCGGCTGATCGTGGTCGACGACCGCGGCAAGGTGATCGACGGCGACCAGCTGATGGCGCTGATCGCGCTCGACCAGCAACGGCAGGGCCTGCTTCGGGGCGATGGCGTGGTGGCGACGGTGATGAGCAACCTTGGCCTGGAACGACATCTGGCGGCGGAGGGGCTGACGCTCCATCGGACCAAGGTCGGCGACCGCTACGTCCTCGAGGCGATGCGGGAACGGGGCTGCAACGTCGGGGGCGAGCAGTCGGGGCACATCATCCTGACCGACCATGCGACCACCGGTGACGGCTTGGTTGCGGGGTTGCAAATCCTTGCCGCGATGGTCGGGCAGGACCGCCGGGCAAGCGATCTTCTCGCTCAGTTCGAGCCGGTCCCGCAGTTGCTCAGAAACGTCCGCTTCAAGGCTGGAGCGCCGCTGGAGGCTGAGGCAGTGCAGCAGGTGATCGCCGACGCCGAACGGCAGCTGGACGGTCGCGGGCGGCTGGTCATCCGCAAGTCGGGGACCGAACCGCTGATCCGGGTCATGGCCGAAGGCGACGATGCGGCCGAGGTCGAGACTGTCGTCGCGCGCATCTGCGCCGCGGTGGAAGAGGCGGCGGCCTGA
- a CDS encoding NnrU family protein, with protein MSAVALTAAFGSAFVATHLLFSHPLRQPLARRLGGKAFQGLYSLVALATFGGMIWARKGAGPEDWLWQPPAFAWPLSAVLTWMAGILLAGSFVRNPAMVTFGPGSEVVIGEPIGVMRITRHPMMWSFALWAVSHLLVHAERSAVVVAATVLVMALVGAAGQDVKKRKHLGEAWAEWVAKTSYLPFGKGFALPGWPAFLGGTAIFLLATWLHPLPVGVWALR; from the coding sequence GTGAGTGCGGTCGCGCTGACTGCTGCCTTCGGCTCAGCCTTCGTCGCGACCCACCTCCTCTTCTCCCACCCCCTCCGCCAGCCGCTGGCGAGGCGGCTGGGCGGCAAGGCGTTCCAGGGGCTCTATTCCCTAGTCGCGCTGGCGACCTTTGGCGGAATGATCTGGGCCCGGAAGGGCGCGGGGCCGGAAGACTGGCTGTGGCAGCCGCCGGCATTTGCCTGGCCGCTTTCCGCGGTCCTGACCTGGATGGCGGGCATCCTGCTGGCCGGGTCGTTCGTTCGCAATCCGGCGATGGTCACCTTCGGCCCCGGCAGCGAAGTGGTGATTGGCGAGCCGATCGGCGTGATGCGAATCACCCGCCACCCGATGATGTGGTCGTTCGCCTTGTGGGCGGTGAGTCACTTGCTGGTGCATGCCGAGCGCTCGGCGGTGGTGGTCGCCGCGACTGTGCTGGTGATGGCGCTGGTTGGAGCGGCCGGGCAGGACGTCAAGAAACGCAAGCATCTGGGGGAGGCGTGGGCCGAGTGGGTGGCGAAGACCAGCTACCTGCCGTTCGGCAAGGGCTTCGCGCTTCCCGGCTGGCCAGCCTTCCTCGGCGGCACCGCCATCTTCCTCCTCGCGACCTGGCTTCATCCATTGCCGGTAGGGGTATGGGCCTTGCGCTGA
- a CDS encoding amidohydrolase family protein: MIRRSLQLLAATAAVVALAAPASAQTIAITGGTVALGDGSAPIQSGTVVIRDGRVVAAGQGVAVPAGAQVVNAAGKWVTPGIIAGFSRLGLADVDAVAGANDQSSDGPFSAALDIAPAINPNAAPVAINRAEGVTRAIVAPSTGKSIFAGQGALIDTGADGQPVTRGRLFQYVELGEQGAETSGGSRASAHALLRNALREARQVAGGTAGGRSESGRSSEDPREDPVVANPNENRTYEARRNQDVLLTRFDAVALVPVVQGRQLLLVHAERASDLRQVIALKREFPRMRLAIVGADEGWTVASELAASGIPVIASALTSLPNSFESLGSTHSNIGRMRAAGVKVSIGTINDDEQRMAFRARWYAGNLVGLSRLPGASGLSWGEALAAITSAPAEAMGLGGDVGSLRPGRRGDLVIWSGDPLDHLSAAEAVYIDGVQQPLETRQTKLRDRYRTLDRGVLPEAYRR, encoded by the coding sequence ACCGGCGGCACCGTTGCCCTGGGTGACGGTTCGGCGCCGATCCAGAGCGGCACCGTGGTGATCCGCGACGGGCGGGTCGTCGCGGCCGGGCAGGGCGTTGCAGTCCCCGCCGGGGCGCAGGTGGTGAACGCCGCCGGCAAGTGGGTAACGCCCGGCATCATCGCCGGCTTCTCCCGCCTTGGCCTCGCCGACGTCGATGCGGTGGCGGGTGCCAATGACCAGAGCTCTGACGGACCGTTCAGCGCCGCGCTGGACATCGCTCCGGCGATCAACCCCAACGCCGCCCCGGTCGCGATCAATCGAGCCGAAGGCGTCACCCGCGCCATCGTCGCGCCGAGTACCGGCAAGAGCATCTTTGCCGGCCAGGGCGCGCTGATCGACACCGGTGCCGATGGGCAGCCGGTCACGCGTGGCCGCCTGTTCCAATATGTGGAGCTCGGCGAGCAGGGCGCCGAGACATCGGGCGGAAGCCGGGCCTCGGCCCACGCCCTCCTGCGCAACGCGTTGCGCGAAGCGCGGCAGGTTGCCGGCGGCACCGCCGGTGGTCGCAGCGAGAGCGGCCGGAGCAGCGAGGATCCGCGCGAGGATCCGGTCGTCGCCAACCCCAACGAAAATCGCACCTACGAGGCGCGGCGCAATCAGGACGTGCTGCTGACCCGGTTCGATGCGGTGGCACTGGTCCCGGTGGTCCAGGGCCGGCAATTGCTGCTTGTCCATGCCGAGCGGGCCTCCGACCTTCGCCAGGTGATCGCGCTCAAGCGGGAATTTCCGCGCATGCGGCTGGCGATCGTCGGCGCCGATGAAGGCTGGACCGTGGCGAGCGAACTTGCCGCCTCGGGCATCCCGGTGATCGCCTCGGCGCTGACCTCGCTTCCTAACAGTTTCGAGAGCCTCGGTTCGACCCACAGCAACATCGGCCGGATGCGCGCCGCTGGGGTCAAGGTGTCGATCGGCACCATCAATGACGACGAGCAGCGGATGGCGTTCCGGGCGCGCTGGTATGCCGGCAACCTCGTCGGCCTGTCGCGCCTGCCGGGCGCGTCCGGGCTGTCGTGGGGTGAGGCTCTTGCCGCCATCACCTCGGCCCCGGCCGAAGCGATGGGGCTTGGCGGCGACGTCGGAAGCCTCAGGCCCGGCCGGCGCGGCGACCTCGTCATCTGGTCGGGCGACCCGCTCGACCATCTGAGCGCGGCCGAAGCGGTCTATATCGACGGGGTGCAGCAGCCGCTGGAAACCCGCCAGACCAAGCTGCGCGATCGCTACCGCACCCTCGATCGCGGCGTCCTGCCCGAAGCCTACCGGCGGTGA